One segment of Pseudonocardia sp. T1-2H DNA contains the following:
- a CDS encoding SU10 major capsid protein — MSQIREALTATGATALVPKVISRALLEYQRRYAPVIAAIPSFKWESDVYFFSQRDSNPNGGFVVDGGARVMSNSSYSQNGFPMAHTQIIGGVTGYAQAVTSGQIGDLLGKEVDGALRGHYWDLETAAMWGNRASTVNGAAPMFDGFDSLVSNYSGSSQNAIDGNAASFTLNYLDQLADMVETNAAMDVFNSSWMFTLSNTAWSRVSQLLVNNQRFVNQVEVAAGLMVPTYRGIPLVKTSFLAPRSYSTGAVTVATATTGGTLPAGTFYYKVSAIIARQGEILPSAEVSQVTTGATSTVTLTLPSPTGRDGLGPILYKVYRGSASNGETLLGVVDATVGLAADGITPVPTTSIVDTGTQLIPKNAATQPAVLSGLYAGTNAAKKPPAAGCENIFLVPRDEDYLCRPYVREAERLQVATTVAAPDTLPFAMQTDTTLALRAPKFIGGLFNIDTHLTNGTPVA, encoded by the coding sequence GTGTCGCAGATCCGCGAGGCGCTCACCGCCACCGGCGCCACCGCGCTCGTCCCCAAGGTCATCTCCCGCGCGCTCCTCGAGTACCAGCGCCGCTACGCGCCGGTCATCGCCGCGATCCCGTCCTTCAAGTGGGAGAGCGACGTCTACTTCTTCTCGCAGCGCGACTCGAACCCGAACGGCGGGTTCGTGGTCGACGGCGGCGCTCGGGTGATGTCGAACTCGTCGTACAGCCAGAACGGCTTCCCGATGGCGCACACCCAGATCATCGGTGGCGTCACCGGCTACGCCCAGGCCGTCACGTCCGGCCAGATCGGTGACCTCCTGGGCAAGGAGGTCGACGGCGCGCTCCGGGGTCACTACTGGGACCTGGAGACCGCCGCCATGTGGGGCAACCGCGCCTCCACCGTGAACGGCGCCGCCCCGATGTTCGACGGCTTCGACTCCCTCGTGTCGAACTACTCGGGCAGCTCGCAGAACGCCATCGACGGCAACGCCGCGAGCTTCACCCTGAACTACCTCGACCAGCTCGCCGACATGGTCGAGACCAACGCCGCGATGGACGTCTTCAACTCCTCGTGGATGTTCACCCTGTCCAACACCGCCTGGTCGCGGGTGTCGCAGCTGCTGGTCAACAACCAGCGCTTCGTGAACCAGGTCGAGGTCGCCGCTGGCCTGATGGTCCCGACGTACCGGGGCATCCCGCTGGTCAAGACCTCGTTCCTCGCGCCGCGCTCCTACAGCACCGGCGCGGTCACCGTCGCGACCGCCACGACCGGCGGCACCCTGCCCGCGGGCACCTTCTACTACAAGGTGTCCGCGATCATCGCCCGCCAGGGCGAGATCCTGCCCTCCGCGGAGGTCTCGCAGGTCACGACCGGTGCGACCTCGACGGTGACCCTGACGCTGCCGTCGCCGACCGGCCGGGACGGGCTCGGCCCGATCCTCTACAAGGTCTACCGCGGCTCGGCGAGCAACGGCGAGACCCTGCTCGGGGTCGTCGACGCCACGGTGGGCCTGGCCGCGGACGGCATCACGCCGGTCCCGACCACGTCGATCGTGGACACCGGCACCCAGCTGATCCCGAAGAACGCTGCGACGCAGCCCGCGGTGCTGTCCGGCCTCTACGCGGGCACCAACGCCGCGAAGAAGCCCCCGGCCGCCGGCTGCGAGAACATCTTCCTGGTCCCCCGGGACGAGGACTACCTCTGCCGCCCGTACGTCCGGGAGGCCGAGCGGCTGCAGGTCGCGACCACGGTCGCGGCGCCGGACACGCTGCCGTTCGCGATGCAGACCGACACCACGCTCGCTCTGCGGGCGCCGAAGTTCATCGGCGGCCTCTTCAACATCGACACCCACCTCACCAACGGCACGCCCGTCGCGTGA
- a CDS encoding phage portal protein, with product MSRLTNWALAALIERTEITEAKVTTAMPGPPAQVARRGYEVGIPTQGLTENNALADSSGGDDRASLMTDCYDAYLACPWSWAAVGAISKTITGGGLKFGWSNTDGAGDQEAPDKPIQVLQCERLLKWCNPREDMIQLLRSVIADLLVFGDSFIEIVWAAGIPIGLYSLDCPSTTPLADTHGNITGYVQQTPNGQKARFEPHEVIHISLDAPRSGIFGVAPTFAALLPMKVWLFTMATLQEIFRKGNPVNLHVDHPASISPTDQAKWIDQYMTRNVGPKNIGRPVVTKGGGQVTELQSSRVDELLHTLDQQRDVIISAYGVPPAEVGIIESGNLGGGTGESQRKSFLVNTCQPIASLVLEKLNFVLLSAFGIEGWELRFDEVDMRDSEKVEKIRDMRIRSGLWTLNKARADIGEPAVDGGDQAIIVDRSGIVAWRDMDVYNKANIAKVLQGTALEPDDPGDEKTPLKILKPEPQPVPAALAGFAGADPAGPVPPGAAQDDTAATGKLPAKGKTPPPGKAAKETGRPRRPVRESWPTYRQRVREAMNELPTGHDRAA from the coding sequence ATGAGCAGGCTTACTAACTGGGCGCTGGCCGCGCTGATCGAGCGCACCGAGATCACCGAGGCGAAGGTGACGACCGCGATGCCCGGCCCGCCGGCCCAGGTGGCGCGCCGCGGCTACGAGGTCGGCATCCCGACGCAGGGGCTCACCGAGAACAACGCGCTCGCGGACTCCTCCGGCGGCGACGACCGCGCCAGCCTGATGACCGACTGCTACGACGCCTACCTGGCGTGCCCGTGGTCGTGGGCGGCGGTCGGCGCGATCTCGAAGACGATCACCGGTGGCGGGCTGAAGTTCGGCTGGTCGAACACCGACGGCGCAGGCGACCAGGAGGCCCCGGACAAGCCCATCCAGGTCCTGCAGTGCGAGCGCCTGCTGAAGTGGTGCAACCCGCGCGAGGACATGATCCAGCTCCTCCGCTCCGTCATCGCCGACCTGCTCGTCTTCGGTGACAGCTTCATCGAGATCGTGTGGGCGGCCGGCATCCCGATCGGCCTGTACTCCCTGGACTGCCCGTCGACGACGCCGCTCGCGGACACCCACGGCAACATCACCGGCTACGTGCAGCAGACCCCGAACGGGCAGAAGGCCCGCTTCGAGCCGCACGAGGTCATCCACATCAGCCTCGACGCGCCCCGCTCCGGGATCTTCGGTGTCGCCCCCACCTTCGCGGCCCTGCTGCCGATGAAGGTGTGGCTGTTCACGATGGCGACCCTGCAGGAGATCTTCCGCAAGGGGAACCCGGTCAACCTGCACGTCGACCACCCGGCGTCGATCTCCCCGACCGACCAGGCCAAGTGGATCGACCAGTACATGACCCGCAACGTCGGGCCGAAGAACATCGGGCGCCCGGTCGTGACGAAGGGCGGCGGCCAGGTCACGGAGTTGCAGTCGTCCCGAGTGGACGAACTGCTCCACACCCTCGACCAGCAGCGCGACGTCATCATCTCCGCCTACGGGGTGCCGCCCGCCGAGGTCGGGATCATCGAGTCCGGCAACCTGGGCGGCGGCACCGGCGAGTCCCAGCGGAAGTCCTTCCTGGTCAACACCTGCCAGCCGATCGCGTCGCTGGTCCTGGAGAAGCTGAACTTCGTGCTCCTCTCCGCGTTCGGCATCGAGGGGTGGGAGCTGCGCTTCGACGAGGTCGACATGCGCGACTCGGAGAAGGTGGAGAAGATCCGCGACATGCGGATCCGGTCGGGTCTGTGGACGCTGAACAAGGCCCGCGCGGACATCGGGGAGCCCGCCGTCGACGGCGGCGACCAGGCGATCATCGTGGACCGCTCCGGGATCGTGGCCTGGCGCGACATGGACGTCTACAACAAGGCGAACATCGCGAAGGTCCTGCAGGGCACCGCCCTCGAACCGGACGACCCGGGCGACGAGAAGACGCCGCTGAAGATCCTGAAGCCCGAGCCGCAGCCCGTCCCGGCGGCCCTCGCCGGGTTCGCCGGCGCCGACCCGGCCGGCCCGGTGCCTCCCGGCGCAGCTCAGGACGACACCGCGGCCACCGGGAAGCTCCCGGCGAAGGGGAAGACCCCGCCGCCCGGGAAGGCGGCGAAGGAGACCGGTCGGCCCCGCCGCCCCGTCCGCGAGTCCTGGCCCACCTACCGGCAGCGGGTCCGCGAGGCGATGAACGAGCTGCCCACCGGCCATGACCGCGCCGCTTGA
- a CDS encoding terminase large subunit domain-containing protein, whose product MAVSTLDAIKLQRLRQLKALQLEQQRRAQVKLSQLDVFAELEYVPTERQKLFHEATEFDVLYGGAAGGGKTVALVMEGIRACVRYPGIRVGAFRRTYSELEESMLAELSNFGFAKALGAHWHGSKYNLTFANGSRIMFRYAETLVDASRRQGGQYQLLLFDERTLTPPDVCNFLESRLRSGRAEIPVLGIRSGTNPGGIGHGDVKRRYVDATDGGEKVIVDKRKRTVRFIPSKLSDNPHINAEYANDLDALPEAMRAAFRDGSWTAFSGQVFEEWNVDRHIVPRFAVPPSWRRYNGIDYGWSAPWAVLWGAVDEDGRVWVYREIAKTKVTERDQARMILAAEAEDEIVGARAADPAMWQRSGEALSVADQYAAEGVVLEPAGNDRLTGKQRVHSYLAAGGACRYHRSLGWESCPMLHVLQGTAPELVRTLPNLPYDPRHPEDVDTGAEDHEYDALRYMLMAIGGRAEFYLEPERDPSLPPPLIGMPEHLGQPLPGGRIVALPDADGNTPLVMPTAGLRGKVVIVDEQAY is encoded by the coding sequence GTGGCCGTCTCCACTCTCGACGCGATCAAGCTGCAGCGGCTCCGCCAGCTCAAAGCGCTGCAGCTCGAACAGCAGCGCCGCGCCCAGGTCAAGCTGTCCCAGCTCGACGTGTTCGCCGAGCTCGAGTACGTGCCGACCGAGCGGCAGAAGCTGTTCCACGAGGCCACCGAGTTCGACGTCCTCTACGGCGGCGCAGCCGGTGGCGGCAAGACGGTCGCGCTGGTCATGGAGGGCATCCGGGCCTGCGTCCGGTACCCCGGGATCCGCGTCGGCGCGTTCCGGCGCACCTACTCGGAGCTGGAAGAGTCCATGCTCGCCGAGCTGTCGAACTTCGGGTTCGCGAAGGCCCTCGGCGCGCACTGGCACGGCTCGAAGTACAACCTGACGTTCGCCAACGGCTCCCGGATCATGTTCCGGTACGCCGAGACCCTGGTCGACGCGTCCCGCCGGCAAGGCGGCCAGTACCAGCTCCTCCTGTTTGATGAGAGGACGCTCACGCCCCCCGACGTGTGCAACTTCCTGGAGTCCCGGCTGCGGTCCGGCCGGGCGGAGATCCCCGTCCTCGGGATCCGGTCCGGCACCAACCCCGGCGGCATCGGGCACGGCGACGTGAAGCGCCGCTACGTCGACGCCACCGACGGCGGCGAGAAAGTCATCGTCGACAAGCGGAAGCGGACCGTCAGGTTCATCCCGTCGAAGCTGTCCGACAACCCGCACATCAACGCCGAGTACGCCAACGACCTCGACGCCCTCCCTGAGGCCATGCGCGCGGCGTTCCGCGACGGCTCCTGGACCGCGTTCTCCGGTCAGGTCTTCGAGGAGTGGAACGTGGACCGGCACATCGTCCCCAGATTCGCTGTCCCGCCATCGTGGCGCCGCTACAACGGCATCGACTACGGCTGGTCCGCGCCGTGGGCCGTCCTGTGGGGCGCGGTCGACGAGGACGGCCGAGTCTGGGTGTACCGCGAGATCGCCAAGACGAAGGTCACCGAACGCGACCAGGCCCGCATGATCCTCGCCGCCGAGGCGGAGGACGAGATCGTCGGCGCCCGCGCCGCCGACCCCGCGATGTGGCAGCGCTCCGGTGAGGCCCTCTCCGTCGCCGACCAGTACGCCGCCGAGGGCGTCGTCCTCGAACCGGCCGGGAACGACCGGCTCACCGGCAAGCAGCGCGTCCACTCCTACCTGGCCGCCGGCGGCGCCTGCCGCTACCACCGCAGCCTCGGCTGGGAGTCCTGCCCGATGCTGCACGTCCTGCAGGGCACCGCCCCCGAGCTCGTCCGGACCCTGCCGAACCTGCCGTACGACCCCCGCCACCCGGAGGACGTCGACACCGGCGCTGAGGACCATGAATACGACGCCCTCCGCTACATGCTGATGGCGATCGGCGGCCGCGCCGAGTTCTACCTCGAGCCCGAGCGCGACCCGTCGCTGCCGCCACCCCTGATCGGCATGCCCGAGCACCTCGGCCAGCCGCTCCCCGGCGGCCGCATCGTCGCGCTCCCCGACGCCGACGGCAACACCCCACTCGTCATGCCGACCGCGGGCCTCCGCGGAAAGGTGGTCATCGTCGATGAGCAGGCTTACTAA